The Pogona vitticeps strain Pit_001003342236 chromosome 3, PviZW2.1, whole genome shotgun sequence genome includes a window with the following:
- the R3HCC1L gene encoding coiled-coil domain-containing protein R3HCC1L — protein MSRKGERKYSTAGSGNIMQPDTERTRLRPKKPDMALYVPRARRDMAASTTSTSVTARHGWEESHKSTGRKSIKGCEPRQSLNARRDKLHGSQGGAGSPRKEKGASSQKQGHSDEFCQSNPKSKTQKEVKLQSPKELESHSLLLTSGFLDPILMPLPSNKEETSPEYCTAPSSNSLEKMADLQLQSGLDDADCTCEQECLVPSARQNTFSLQRSKQAGALLPDQVGLSEGDMQICSNKRPLGQRELSEGSVFDSNGSDTESVGRDDSEPCRINEDSVPENAGSGVWGSIERQKTSTSVCSDEGMSNLRDSNNYNMQEYVDNSIIVFPEVVESNQYQYKDESNSNQPEKNGNSMLGNVLKQVAEQTGPEDDSESNDASVDISAQAEVSEYSTSEHQEDSETCISIHAVEHLSNLIGVSLENETKYRSESILIRTATGSLNEKPYKNFPGHLVVDADCNSSNRSCGWMDNLSNCGIQIVEDERGQVCISEHEKEGSFSHHICQCGIDDSEAAMPPGETRLGLRGQHTGYRGNAEANSYSKEATRQLWDYASENMTCCPESTLDTIGLGGTSVEESSKAEGEAGQNVPSSWEEPTRTTIGPTTHSGDNSMAEESWDALFNDDGDCLDPHLLEKLSVRSPVTTTSQEPRFDYYNYSPADLDLSDSELPHVIEIYDFPPEFRTEDLMLIFCSYQKKGFDIKWVDDTHALGIFSSPITACDALSTKHLMVKTRPLSQATRSTKTKARAYAEFLQPAKERPETSATLARRLVAGALGMRSKQSKEEREAERKQLQAARERKRLEAKQREDAWEGRE, from the exons ATGAGTAGGAAAGGGGAGCGGAAATATTCCACAGCAG GTTCTGGCAACATTATGCAGCCAGATACCGAGAGGACCCGGCTGCGGCCCAAGAAACCAGATATGGCACTTTATGTCCCCAGAGCTCGACGTGACATGGCAGCTTCAACAACCAGTACCTCAGTCACCGCTAGACATGGGTGGGAGGAAAGCCATAAGTCCACAGGGAGGAAAAGCATTAAAGGATGTGAGCCAAGGCAGAGTCTTAATGCCAGGAGAGACAAGCTTCATGGCAGTCAGGGAGGAGCCGGCTCACCTAGAAAAGAGAAAGGAGCTTCATCCCAAAAGCAGGGCCACAGTGATGAGTTTTGCCAAAGCAACCCAAAGTCAAAGACTCAGAAAGAAGTGAAGTTGCAGTCCCCAAAAGAACTTGAATCACATAGTttgctcctgacctctggcttccTCGATCCAATTCTTATGCCACTGCCCAGCAATAAAGAAGAGACCTCTCCAGAGTATTGCACTGCACCTTCCTCTAACTCCCTGGAGAAGATGGCTGACCTACAACTTCAGTCAGGGCTGGATGATGCAGATTGTACTTGTGAACAAGAGTGTCTGGTTCCATCAGCAAGGCAGAATACTTTTTCTTTGCAAAGGAGCAAGCAGGCAGGAGCACTCCTCCCAGACCAGGTAGGGCTGAGTGAAGGAGATATGCAGATATGCAGCAACAAGAGGCCTTTGGGTCAGAGGGAGCTGAGTGAAGGCAGTGTGTTTGATAGCAACGGAAGTGACACCGAGAGTGTAGGCAGAGATGATTCGGAACCATGTAGGATAAATGAGGACAGTGTGCCTGAAAATGCAGGCAGTGGGGTTTGGGGTAGCATAGAGAGACAAAAAACTAGCACATCAGTATGTTCAGATGAGGGGATGTCAAATCTAAGAGACAGCAATAATTACAATATGCAGGAATATGTTGACAATAGTATCATAGTTTTCCCAGAAGTAGTTGAAAGTAATCAATATCAGTATAAAGATGAGAGTAACTCTAATCAACCAGAGAAGAATGGCAATAGCATGTTAGGAAATGTTCTCAAACAAGTTGCAGAACAGACAGGGCCAGAAGATGACAGTGAGTCCAATGACGCTAGTGTGGACATTTCTGCTCAGGCAGAAGTGAGTGAGTATAGCACATCAGAGCATCAGGAGGACTCTGAGACTTGCATATCCATTCATGCAGTTGAACATTTGTCTAATCTGATTGGAGTGAGCTTAGAGAACGAGACTAAGTACAGGAGTGAGAGCATTTTGATTCGAACAGCAACAGGTAGCCTAAATGAGAAGCCATACAAGAACTTCCCAGGTCATTTAGTGGTGGATGCAGACTGTAACTCTTCAAATAGGTCCTGTGGGTGGATGGACAATCTGTCCAACTGTGGCATCCAAATAGTGGAAGATGAAAGGGGGCAGGTGTGCATTAGTGAACATGAGAAAGAAGGCAGCTTTTCTCATCATATTTGTCAGTGTGGAATTGATGACTCTGAGGCTGCAATGCCCCCAGGAGAAACCAGATTGGGTTTAAGAGGGCAACACACTGGGTATAGAGGCAATGCAGAAGCAAACAGTTACTCCAAAGAGGCTACTAGACAGTTATGGGATTATGCCTCAGAGAATATGACCTGTTGTCCAGAGAGCACTCTGGACACAATAGGATTAGGTGGCACCTCTGTGGAAGAGTCAtccaaggcagaaggagaagctggacagaatgtgccatcaagttgggaGGAGCCCACTAGAACCACCATTGGTCCTACAACACACAGTGGGGATAACAGCATGGCAGAGGAGAGCTGGGATGCTCTGtttaatgatgatggtgattgcCTGGATCCTCACTTGCTGGAGAAG TTGTCGGTCCGCAGCCCAGTTACCACAACATCACAGGAGCCAAGATTTGACTATTACAACTATTCTCCAGCAGATCTGGACCTAAGTGATTCTGAGCTGCCACATGTCATTGAGATCTATGACTTTCCACCAGAATTCCGCACAGAAGATTTGATGCTCATCTTCTGCAGCTACCA GAAGAAAGGCTTTGACATTAAATGGGTGGATGACACACATGCCCTCGGCATCTTTTCCAGCCCTATCACAG CCTGCGATGCTCTCAGCACCAAGCATCTGATGGTGAAAACCCGTCCACTGTCGCAGGCAACTCGATCAACAAAGACTAAAGCTCGAGCCTATGCTG